Below is a genomic region from Sphingopyxis terrae subsp. terrae NBRC 15098.
GGCGACATCAGCGCCAATACCGGCGCCGCGGTCGAAAGCCTGCGCGGCACGATGGTGCTTCGCAATACCGTATGGAACTTCTCGAAAGGCGGCACCCGCGCCGGAACGATCACTGGCGGCATGGTCGACGGCCGCCGCATCGCCGTTCAGGGCGGCGATGGCACCGACATGGTGGTCAATTCGGGCACGATCACCGGCGACGTCGATCTCGGCAACCGCGAAGACATGTTCCTCTATAACGGCGCGACCAATGGCGTGACCGGCACGATCGAGGGCGGCGAAGGCCTCGACGGCTATGGCCGTTCCTTTGTCGCAAGTGCGACCAACACGCTGTCGAACGACATTCTCGGCAACGGCAACAGCGGCTTCGAAATGCACGGGATCGAAGCATCGGGCGCCGATACCATCGTCACCGTCGCGGCGTCGCAGACGCTCGACGCCGGGCTGATGCTCGTCGGCGATGGCTCAGTCGTCAACACGGCGAAGATCAATGCCGATGGTTTCGGCGTCTATCTGCGCGACATTGCCAACGTGACGCGCGGCATGCGCTTCACCAACAATGCCGATGTGGTCAGCACCAAGGGCGTCTATGGCCGGGCAGGCGTCACCAGCTTCCTCAACACCGCGCTGATCCGCGCGACCGACGGCGATGGCGTTTTCTTCAATGTCGGCGACCTCGGCAGCTCGGTGAAAACGCTGGAGTTCCGCAACGAGGGAACGATCGAAACGACATCGGACTATGATCATGCGTTGGGGATGCAGTTCGATGCCTCGAACTCCGATGGTCCGCTTGCCAACGTCGTGAACACGGGGACGATCCGCAACAGCGGCGCGCAAGAAACATTCTATGATTACGAGCAATACGGCGTCCGCCTCTATGACATCAGCTATGAGGTCGACAACAGCCTGCGCTTCCGTAACGAAGGATTGGTTGAAACGACCGGTCGCGGAGTGAGCGGCGTTTCGCTCGACAGTGCCCACAATGAGGTGGTGAACAGCGGTACAATCCGGGTCGACGGGATGGGTGGTAGCGGCGTCCGTATCGTATCGCGCCTCGATCCGGACCAGCCTACCGTCGTATCGTCGCTGGTCAACAGTGGCCTGATCGCCGCCAATGGCGGGGCATGGACGAATTCGGATGATGGCAACGTCCGTTTCAATGCTGCCGTTGTTATTGGGCTGAATGGCGACACCGCCAAGGGACGTGTCGTCAACAGCGGCACCATCGAGGCGATGGGCGCCGGTTCCAGTGCCGTTATCGTCGGCGGCGACGGGGCGGCAGGCGCGGCCTTCGAGCTTGAAAATGACGGAACAATTCGCGGGCACGCGGAAACATTGTTCCGCGAGGATCAGGGCGTAGCCGAGGCCTATCGCCGCCTGGCCGGCGCCATTCACACGGTGGGCACGACCGACAGCATCACCAATCGCAACCTGATTCAGGGCAATGTCGATCTGGGCGATTATGACGACCAGTTCCGCAATTATGGCAAACTCGATGGCGATCTGCGGCTTGGCGAAGGCGACGACACCTATGTGTTGGGTGGCGGCAGCAGCCTGACCGGATCGGCCTATGGCGGCGACGGGAACGATATCATCGCGGTTGATCTCACCGGCGACGTGGCGAAGCGCATCAATGCAGGCCAGTTCTTCGGGTTCGAGGCGCTGACCCGGCTGCAGGGCACCGCAGGGTCGGGCAAGGTGTCGATCTTTGGCAATATCGACTCCGATTCGCTGCAGCTTGCCAATATCGCCGTGCACGTCGATGCCGGGGACAGCGTTTCGTCGGCAAGCGGCAACAGCGGCTATACTTTCACCGGAACCGACCAGGACGAACAGATCGTCAACGCCGGAACGATTGCGGGCGGCGTGTCGATGGGCGGCGGCAACGACAGCCTCGAAAACAGCGGCACGATCGGCTGGGACGTCGATACGGGGGCGGGTGACGACGTCGTCACCAATTCGGGCCGGATCGAGGGGAATGTGAACCTCGGCGACGGCGACGATCGCTATATCGCATCGGGCGGCGGGATCGTGACCGGCGACATCGACGGCGGCGCCGGCAACAACACCTTCGTCTTCCGCTTGGAAGGAAGCGAGGGAGAAATTCCGGGATCGGTCCTGAACTTCAGCTCGTTCGGCGCCTATGGTCCGGGCACGCTGACGGTCAACCTCGACAAGGGACAGAGCTATACCAATCTCGAACTGCTCGAAGGGGCGGATCTGGTCCTCACGGGTTCGAACGGCTCGGTCGAAAATGTCATCGGCGATGACAGCGCCCAGAATGTGACGATCGACGGCGCGTTGACCGGCGGCGTTTCACTAGGCGGCGGCGACGATGTTCTGACGCTGAACCTGGGCGGTGAGCTGTCGGGCGCGCTCGATGGCGGGGCCGGCACCGACACGCTCAATCTCAAGCTGACTGCGGCCTCGACGGTCAACGACCTGTTCAATTTCGAAGTGGTCAATGTCGCCGGCAGCGCGTCGTTGACGCTCGCGGGCACGCTGGGTGCGGGCCAGTCGATCAATTTCGACGAGGCGGACAATCTTTTCATCGTCGATACGGAGGCGACCTTCAACGGACGCGCTGATGGCGGTGCCGGCACCGATACGATCGAAATCAACACCGGCGCCGAGAGCAACCGCACGATCATCGCGGGGCAGCTGGTCTCGTTCGAGCGTCTGATCACCGGCGGCGACGGCACGCTGGCCCTGAACGGCGAGAGCTACAGCTTCGAGTCGGTCGACATCGCCGGCAACCTCAGCATCGGCGACGGCGCGTCGCTGTCATCGGCCAGCGGCGTCAATTTCAGCGAAGGCAATAACAAGCTGACGCTCGAAGGCACAGGCAATGTGAGCAGCCTTGTCGACGGCGGCGACGGCACCGACACGCTGGCGTTCAAACTGGCGCAGGGTCAGACGCGCAATCTGAGCTCGACCGGCAATGTCACCGGCTTCGAACAGCTTGCCGCCGAAGGCGCGGGCATGCTCAACATCGACCAGAGCACCGACGGCTATCGGCGGTTGCTGCTCGGCGACGGCGCGACGGTGTCGCTGGCCAACGAAGATGGCGGTAACGCCAGCATTGCCGAAGGCGTCACCTTCAGCGGCGATATCGGCGGCAACAATGGCGCGAACACGCTGACGCTCAAGGCCGGCGCCACGGTCGACGGCAGCGTCTATATGAACGGCGGCAACGACGTCGTCACCAACGCGGGCACGATCGATGGCGATCTCGATCTTGGCGATGGCGACGATCGCTATATCGCACGCGGCGGCGGCACCGTGACCGGAACGATCGACGGCGGCGCGGGGAACAACACCTTCGTGTTCAATCTCGACGGCGGCAACGGCTCGATCCCCGGCTCGGTGGTCAACTTCGACTCGTTCGGCGCTTATGGCCCGGGTACGCTGACGGTGAATCTCGACGCCGGGCAGACCTATAACAATCTCGAACTGCTCGAAAATGCCAATCTGGTGCTCACCGGCAGCAATGGTTCGGTTCGCAACGTGATCGGCGACGACAGCGCGCAATCCGTGACCATCGAGGGCGCGCTGACGGGCGGCGTTTCGCTTGGCGGCGGCGACGACACGCTGACGATGCAGCTTTCGGGACTGCTTGAAGGCGCGCTCGATGGCGGGGCAGGCACCGACACGCTCAACCTCAACCTGACTGGTGCATCGTCGATCGCGGGCATGTACGGCTTTGAAATCGCGAATGTGTCGGGCGCATCGCCGCTTACCCTGACTGGCGATCTGGGTGCGGGCCAGCAGGTCAACTTCACCGGCGATATCGATAATGAGCTGATCATCGGCGAAGGCGTGAATTTCGAAGGCATTGTCAACGGCGGCGCGGGTCGCGACCTGCTCCGCGTCCAGTCGGGCGCGGCCGATAGCCGCACCGTGGTCGCGTCGCAGATCATCTCGTTCGAGGATCTGGTGTCCGAAGGCGAGGGGACGCTGGCGCTAACGGGGGGCAATTACAGCTTTGAAACGGTGAATGTGAAGGGCGGGCATTTCGAACTTGGCGAGGACACCCACCTTACCGCGTCGGGCGTGATCTTCGACGATGCCGACAACCGCTTCACCCTGGGCAGCGGCGCGACCGTCGCGGGCGTTGTGGCCGGCGGCGAAGGCAATGACACGCTGGCGCTGATCCAGAATGCCGGCACGACACGCCTGCTCAGCAGCCTGCAGCAGAGCGGGTTCGAGCGGCTGGAAGCGTCCGGTGCGGGCGAGCTGCGCATCGACGAGGACGCCGCCCACACCGGCGGCGTGTTCCTGAACAACGGCACCGTCAATATACTGGCGGGCAAGCAATTGATCGCTGATGTTACGGGCGGCGCGGGGGCGGACACGCTGATCGTCGCCGGGTCGATCGAGGGCAATGTCGATCTGGGCGACGGCGACGACACGCTCACCCTGACCGGTCTCGACGGCATCTCGGGCACCGTCACGGGCGGCGCCGGCACCGATCGCCTGCGTTTCGACACCAGCGGTACCTATGCCTCGCCGACCGCGTTCGACGGATCTAACTATAGCAGCTTCGAAAAGTTCGACGTCGCGGGCGGCGTGGTCTCGATCGCGGGCACCAGCAGCTGGGACAATGTCAGCATCACCGGCGGACGCCTGATCGGTCAGGCCGGCAGCGTCATCTCCTCAAGCAGCGCGATCGAGGTGGCCCATGGCGCGACCTTTGGCTCGGCGGGTATCGTGAACGCCGACATCAATGTGGCGGGCACGCTCTCGCCGGGCGCATCGCCGGGGACGATGACCGTCAACGGCAATGTCAACTTCGCGGCGGGTTCCAACCTGCTCATCGAAGTCTCGCCGACAGTCAGCGACCTGCTCAACATCTCGGGCAAGCTGACCATCGCGAACGGCGCCGCGATCGATATCACCGGCGTACTGCAAGGGACGCCGGGCAACACGCTCGACCTTGTCGTGGCGCAGGGCGGCATCACCGGCCGCTTCACGACGATCAACAAATCGGCGGACGTCTTCGGCTTCGTCGTCCAGAATGGCAACAAGCTCCAGATTCAGAGCGAGTTTCTCAACGACGATGCCTATCCGACCAACATCCACGCCAGTGTCGATTATGCCAACGAGGTGCTGCGCGGCGGTTATGGCGTGCAAGCCTTCACGGCCGGGCTGCCGGTGCTCGTCGACGCGCAAGGCGTCGTCAACCAGGCGGCGTTCCGCCAGCTCACGCCCGAAGCCTATGGCTCGGCGCTGCAACTCGGGATCGAGAACAGCCTGTCGCTGGTCGATGGGGCTCAAAGCGCCAAGGCGGCCAAGGCTGGGCATAGCGGGCTGTACAGCTTTGGCCAGTTCCTCACCGGAAGTGCCGACGTCAATGCCACCGGCGGCAACACTGGCGCCTCGCACAGCCATCTGACCCGCACCGGCTTCTTCGGCGGCGTCGGCTACGGCTTCGGGGAAGATGCGCAGGTCGGCCTGTTCTTCGGCGGCCTGAACAGCGATCAGACGATCCGTGGCCTGGGTGCGAAGACCGATATGGATGCGCTGGCTGGCGGTGTCTTTGCCGACGCGGCGCTGGGCGGCTTTGGCGTCCATGGGCTGCTGGCGGTCAGCGGCGGCAAGGCCGAGACCCATCGCCGGCTGTTGGTGACCGACAGCGAGGCGAAGGCGAAATACGACCTTAATAGCTGGGTGGTCGATCTGGGCGTCGACTATCAGGTGCAGCTGGGTTCGTGGTCGATCGCACCCAAATTGGGCGTGACCTATGTCCGCACCAGCCGCGGCGCGGCGGTCGAGCAGGGGGCCGGTGATTTCGGTCTTACCATCGACAAGGGCAGCAAGAGCAGCCTCTTCGGTGAGGCGGCTGTCAATGTGTCGGGCCGCTTCCAGACCGGGGGCATCGGCATCACGCCCTATGCCCAGCTGGGCGTGCGCCAGATGCTGAGCGATGGCGACGTCCTGGTCTCGGGCCAATTCACCGGCGCCGACAGCGCGATCGTGGTGAACGGCATCGAGCGCGAGAAGACCGCGATGCGCGTCGCCGTCGGCCTTGGTCTCGACCTCACCGACAGTGTCCGCGTCCAGGCCGGATATGCCGGGGAATTCGCGGGCACGAAGCGCAATAGCGTCATGGGAGGCCTCACGGTCCGCTTCTGACGTCTCTCCCCTTGGGGATTAGTCCCACCCCAAGCGGGTACGATAGCACGGTCTGGATGAAAATCCGGACCGTGCCATTGGCGTTTGAGCGGGTTCATTCATCAAGGTTGCTGATCGCGATGTCGTCCTTACCATAGCGGGCGTCGCGGCAGGAACCGACCAAAGACCAGAGGATATGCGCGATGCGGATTTCGGGCAGCACGAGCCGGCGTAAGAGCAAAAGGGTGCCGCGCACGCTCGCGCTCCTCCTTGCAGCCGCCGTCGGCACCTGGGCCACCCCAGCGCTTTCCGCGCCCCGTCCCGATCCGATAGACTTGATCGTCGACCGGCAAATGGAATTGAACCACATTCCCGGCGTGGCGGTCGCGGTCGTCGAGCAGGGGCGGATCGTGAAGATCGCGGCCTATGGCACCGCCAATCTTGAATGGGATGCGCCGGTCGGGCTCGACACGCGGTTCCAGCTCGCTTCGGCAACCAAGATGTTTACCGGCATGCTGCTGATGCGGCTCGCCGAACAGGGCAAGCTCGGTCTCGACGACCCCGTGACGCGCTGGCTTCCGGACGCGCCTGCCAGTTGGTCAGCCATCCGCGTCAGGCAATTGGCCGATCACACATCGGGGCTGGCTGAGCAACGCGGCGCGACGCGCGATGCGACGCTTGAGAGCATTCTCACCACCACGATGGCCGCGCCGCTCGCTTATGTCCCGGGGAGCGAGGCGCGATATGGATTTACAGATTTTACGGTACTGCGCGTCATATTGGAGAAAGCGGGCGGCGACAGCTTGCCGCGACTTTTGCACAAGCAGCTGTTCGAGCCGCTGGATATGCGCGCAACGGCATTCGCCAATGCGAGCGACGACGGCACCGTGCGCATCGGCGACCTGCTGCCGCGACGCGCCCAGATCTATGGTCTGCGCGACGACAGGCTGACGACGAGCGATTTCTTCTTTGCACCGCAAGGATATGGCGCGGGCGGCCTCTATTCTTCAATCGAAGACCTCTCCAAGCTGTTCGCAGGTCTCGATGCTGGGCGCGTGCTGAAACCGGAAAGCATCCGTGAGCTCGAGAAAGCGGCGACGTTGACCAACGGCCGCCGCGCGCCTTTCGGCCTGGGCTGGATCGCGCGCCCCTATCGCGGCGTCACGCTGGCGGGGCATAGCGGTGGGCCGGCGCTTGCCGACATCTGGCGCATCGAGGATCGCAAGCTGACGGTCATCGTGCTGACGAACCAGCAGGTCCTGCACCCGCTGATCGCAGAGGCGATCATCGACACCTTGTTGCCGCCATTGGCGCCGGAACCCGTAATCGCGGATGATCGCCCGGCGATCGCGGCAAATATTCGCGTCGCGGTGACAAAGGCCGCAGCGGGCGATACCGGCGCGGCGGCGGCGTTCGCTCCGACCGGGCAGGATGCCGCATCGAGTATCGTCTCGCCATTCGCGCGCGCGATGCTGCGCGGCATGGGCCCGCTGCGAACGGTGGAATTGCTGGAGGTCAAAGCGGACGGTGAGCGGCGGTACAGGCTCGCGTTCCAATATAAGGCGGTCGTCTGGACCGCATCCGCCGCTGCCGATGGAAGGCTGACGCGCTTTCGGCCCGAATAGACTGGCGAATTTATCTGCGCACCCGGCGATTGATCAGAAAGACGTCGTTCCGGGCAAGACTATCGCCGCTAATTACGTGCAAAAAAAGGGGGGAGGCGATAAACGCCGCCCCCCAGCTGCTGGGTACCGAACTCCTAGAAGTCGAGTTTGGCGCCGATGCGGAAGTAGCGGCCCATGATGTTCGGGCCCGCCCACGCCGGGTTGTAACCGTAAATGCCATAGGCCGCGTTCGGATCGAACGGCGCCTTGGTGTCGAACAGATTCAGGACATTGGCATAGAGCGTGAATTTGTCGTTCACTTTTTGCGACGCGGTCAGATCGACGTTCCAGATCGCCTTCGACTTGCACATCACCGGGCTTCCGTCGGGATAGGCCGCTGCACCCGCGTCTACCGCGCTTGCGCAATCGCCCGGCGTTGCGCCGAAATCGACTTGCGAGACGTGATAGCCGGCGGTGTAGTAGGCCGTTACCGAAACCGTCGTATTGCCGGACGCCAGCGTGTTCTGCCACGTGGCGCGCCACTTGGGCGAACCTGAGCAGGACGTCGTGTTGCAGGGGCTGAGCGTCCCCTCGAACTTTTGCGGATCCTGGGCTTCGCCCGTCAGCGGATCGACCAGCGTCAGATGGTTCCTGTCGAGATAAGACGCCTCGAACGCGCTTGTCAGGCGCAGATTGTCGGTCAGGTCGAACCGTGCGTTGACGCCAAGATCGACACCCTGAAGTTCCTGCCGGTTGGCATTGGCATAAGAGGCAAGGATGGTGCCGATGTGCGGCAGCGCGCTGGGGTTTGCTTGGTCGACAACGCCGGGAGTCACGGTGAAGCCCGGAATATTCACTACCCCGTTGTTGGCGTAATAGGCAGCGATGACCGGGCCGATGTTGCTGACGCCGACGATCTGGTCGCGGACCTTGATCCGCCACAAATCGATCGTGAAACTCAGGTTCGGAATCGGCTCGAAAATTGCGCCAAGGGTGATATTCTCGGACCGTTCCGGGGACAGTTTCGGATTGCCGACGTTGGTCAGGCCCACCGAAAACGGCGAGGTGGCATAGGCGTTGTTGCCATGCGCGGCGCAGAATGCCGCATAGGTCGCACAGAAGGTGCCGCCGCCCTGCGATACGAAGCCGGTGGTCGGAGTACCGAAGGATTCGTTGAAGCTCGGAATGCGGAAGCCCTTTGACCAGGTGCCGCGCAGAGCGATCTGCGGGATCGGCGTGACCTTGACGCCCACCTTCGGCGAGAAATTGCTCTGTCCGGTAGAATAGCTGTCGTAGCGTCCCGACAGATTGACTTCGAGCTGATCGAGGATCGGCGCATTGATTTCCCCGAAGCCGGAGAAGACGTTGCGGCTGCCCGATGTGCCGACGGCATTGATCACATAATAGCGATCATAGGGATGGGCGTCGTTCTGCGGATTGGCGCTGGGCGCATCGATCGATTCGTGACGATAGGCCAAGCCCAAAGCAGCTTCGAGCGTGCCGCCCGGCAATTCGAACAGCGAACGGGTGAGGTTGGCGGTGGCCTGCCACAGGTTCGATTCCGATCGCGTGATGTTCGTCGGCATGACATAATCCCACACCGCCTGCGAATTGGCTTCGGGATTGGCAAAGTTGAATGTCCCGCGCGCAACGACGTCCATGATCCGCTGCGGAATCGCATAGCCGTTCTGGACGCGGGTGAGCTGTACGTTAGACGCCGTGAATTCTGCCGAATAGCGCCAGCTGTCCCCGAAGGAACCCGACAGGCCGATCGCACCGCGCAGAGAACGCCCGGACGTTTCGTCGGTTGTTGGACGATCCGGCATGAACTGGATCTGGGCAGTCTGCCCCGCGCCCGCATAGGGGTTGTAAGGATTGAGCACACCATTGGCGGCGTTGCACCCGGTTCCCACGCCGTTGAGCGTACCGACGCCCGTGGGGCAGACATAGACGGGCGCGATCACATTATAGACAACCGCGCCGCTGCGTGGAACGGTCGGACGATCGGTCCAGCTGCGCGGTGCCGACGATGAGAAGGTATTGGTCTGATAGAAATTGCCCTGCGCGTAAAGCTGATGATCCTCGCCGAGGTTCGCTGTAAAGCGCGCTGTGAATCCATAGCGTTCAATATCGGGCTGCAGCATCGAATATTGGCCCGTCGGATTATAGGTGCAGACACGGCCGTCGGCCGGCGCCGTCACCGCTTCGTCGACCTGCGCGGGTGTCACCTGGATGGTGTCCCAACGTCCGCATCCCGCCGCCGGATTCAGATAGGCGAAGCGGCCGGAGCCGATGCTTGCCCCGTCGGTCGTCACGGGACGAACGGCGGCTACGCCCGGAACGGCCGAGAAGCCGTTGAAGTAGCCGTCGGGACTTACGCCATTCGGATTGAGGTTGGGCAGGCAGGAGCCCGCCGCGTTGCAGATTCTGCTCCAGTCGGAGGTGTTGTAGGGATAGCCGCGGTCGCGGGCCCATAGCGCATCCTGCTTCAGATATTCGCCGCTGACATAGACGTTGAAGCCCTGATCAGCGAGGCTGCCATAGCCATAGGTCGCGTCGAACCGGACCTCGCTCGCGTCGCCGCGCTGCGAAACACCGGCCGATCCATTGGCATGCAGGCCCTCGATCTGCTTTTTGGTGATGACGTTGATGACGCCGGCGACCGCGTCAGCGCCATAGGTCGATGACGCGCCGTCGCGCAGGACTTCTATGCGCTCGATGACGGCGTTCGGAATCGTGTTGAGATCGACGAAATTGCGCTGGCCGTCGTCCGCGAGCGGATAAGGCGCCATTCGCAGTCCGTCGAACACACTGAGCGTCGATTGGACGGTCAGTCCGCGGAGCGCTACGGCATTGGCCCCGGCGGCAAAATTGTTCCCCGAGTTCCAGCCCTGCGTCATCGTGCCCGCATTGCCTGCGGTGACGCGCTGAAGGGCTTCGGCGACGGTGTTGAAACCGCGCTGCTCGAGCGTTGTCGACGAGAGCACTGTAACCGGCGAGGGTGTTTCGGTGTTGGCGCGGCGAAACAGTGAACCCGTGACGACGATTTCTTCGCCCGTCTCTGCCGCCTCGCCGACGCCGACAAGCTGCTCGGTTTGGGGCGATGGTGTATCGGCCGCCGGCTGGCTCTGGGCATAGGCTGGCGCCACAAAAAGCAAGCTGCTCGCCGGCAACAGAACGCAAGCAGCGCTTGAGCTGCCCAGCAAGCTGGCCATCATCATATTTCGTTTTTTCATAAGTTGCCCTTTTTCCCCGCCCTCCACCTGCGCACCTCTGAGCGTCGAGTGTTGGCGGGCCTCCTGAGTTGATGGCGCGGAAGGGGGCAGGGAGCATCGACAACCCAACCCCGGGCAGCTTGGCGCAATCGCCTTGCCGTACCGCGCCCGTTTGCGGCAGGCCGCAGCGCGATTGGTAGGTCACGCCCGGCGAGGCACTCTATGAAAGCGACGGAAGTCGCCCGCGGTGCGACGGAGCCGTCTTTTGGGGCTCTGAGTTAAAGTCGGCAGTCGCGCGGCGGATTGAACGCCCTGGCGAGGCGCGGCGACTGAGCCGCTCTCACGCCCGGCCTGGCCGGGCGGGATACCCACTAATGGGCATATATATGCCCCTGGCATGGAATTGGCCTTTGCCGCTCCAGCCCCGAATCTGCTGGCTTGCGGGGAGGCGGTCATGGCAGCGGCGAAAGAGGAAACGCATCGGCGACCGCGCCTCGACTTTCCCGGCTATGCCCAGGAATTTCTTCGTCGCAGCCCGGATTATTGCAGTCAGTACGCCCGCCTGATCGCGCAGCGCGACGCGCGGCCCGGGTCGCAGGAGGTGATGGCCCGGCGATGGGGACTTAGCTTTCCCGCTCGACCCCCGCGTGCCGGCCGTCGACGCGCCGGCCTTCTGGGACGCGGCGCTCTGCCCCTATGTCGTCATCCTCGGTGCGGCGCCTCCCGGTATCCCGGCCACGTCGCGCTTCGATCCGGCCTGCTGGCCGCAACCGGCGCACCGGTATAGCGGGCCCGAAGGGACGCACCTGGTCCTTGGCGGCGGTGCATCATTTTACCGGGTCTGGCTGCGCGGCGCTCGGCGGGATGGGCCGCTCGCCGCTATCGTCCCCTTCGATGCGATGACCGCGACGCGCCTCGCCGCTCTTAGCGATTTCGACCGGTGGCGGCGCGGCGCATCCGCGCCTGCCGCGGTCCCGCGTCCGACCGCTTACCAGGCGCAGCGGCTCGACCTTCTCCTCTCGATCCTCGACCTGCGGCAGGCCGCCAGGGCCACGAGCCACGCCATCGCCAGTCGGCTCGTTTACCCTCGGCTGGCTACCGGCCGCGGCGCGGTATGGAAGGCATCGCCCGAGCGCCGACGCACCCAGCGCCTGATCCGCGAGGCTGAGGCGCTCGCAGCCGGCGGCTACCGCGCTCTGCTTTCGGGCCGTGCGGTGCGACAAAAATAGCCGCAGAATTCAGCCGCTCCCCCCAGCCTCATGCTTCACGCCATGAGCCGACACCGCCCGCCGGCCAGCGCTCTTCGATCCGGCGTCTGAAAGGAGCTTACCATGGCAACCCGCCACCCGCCGCGCTTTCTCACGACCCCCGAAGCCGCAAAACGCGTCGGCCTTTCGAATCGCACGATGGAGAAGCACCGCTGCTACGGAACCGGACCGGTCTTCCGCAAGGTTGGGGGGCGTGTGCTCTATGTGATCGAAGAACTCGACGCCTGGGTCGACCTTGGCCGCCGCACATCGACCTTCGATCCCGGCATCAGCACGGTATATCCCGCGCGGAAGCGATCGCGCTGATGTGCGGGCCTCCTTCTTTTCCATGTTCGATCCTGCTGTCGGACCGGAGGCGCGCGAACCGCGCGATGCTTGGCTCGAGCGCCGCGGCGGCGACGCTGTTCGGCGCGCTCTTTACCGCCATTTGCTGGCTGGAACCGGCGCCGCGTCTCCTCTGGAATGCAAGCGCCAGTGCCGCGGTAGGCCTCTACTGGATCCATGTCGGCGCAGCGCCCGAAACCGGCGACCTTGTCGCGATCGTGCCGCCGCCCGAGCTTGCGCGCTTCCTCGGCGCGCGCGGATATCTGCCGTCTGATGTGCCGCTTCTCAAGCGCGTCGCCGGACGCCCCGGCGCGCTCGTCTGCCGATCGGGCACCTTCGTGACGATCGACGGGGTGGGCGTCGCCCGCGCGCTGGCGCGCGACCGGGCGAACCGGCCGCTTCCCATCTGGACCGGATGCCGCACCGTCGCCCATGGCGAGATATTCCTGATCAACGCAGCGCGCGACAGTCTCGACAGCCGCTATTTCGGGCCGATCCCCGTCTCCGGGCTGATCGGCACGGCGCAGCCGCTCTTCACCCGCGGTGCATCGAGCGACCCGCGCGCAGGCGCTCCTCGCGACTCCATCCCGCCCATCTTCCAATTTGGGGAAGCAATATCGAGCAGCTTCGAGCCATTTGGCCGCCGGCGCGACGCGAGCAAGGCCGCCGCGCATCCCTCGCTTGCGCGCGGCGCCGCCGATCGATGACCGGCTCCACGGATCTTCGCGGCATCATTCTTGCGCGCGTCTTGGGCCGCGCCGCTCACGCGGGTGCCGCCGCAGCCGCGCTTGCCGCGCCAGTGCCGAGCA
It encodes:
- a CDS encoding S26 family signal peptidase codes for the protein MLGSSAAAATLFGALFTAICWLEPAPRLLWNASASAAVGLYWIHVGAAPETGDLVAIVPPPELARFLGARGYLPSDVPLLKRVAGRPGALVCRSGTFVTIDGVGVARALARDRANRPLPIWTGCRTVAHGEIFLINAARDSLDSRYFGPIPVSGLIGTAQPLFTRGASSDPRAGAPRDSIPPIFQFGEAISSSFEPFGRRRDASKAAAHPSLARGAADR
- a CDS encoding helix-turn-helix transcriptional regulator; its protein translation is MATRHPPRFLTTPEAAKRVGLSNRTMEKHRCYGTGPVFRKVGGRVLYVIEELDAWVDLGRRTSTFDPGISTVYPARKRSR
- a CDS encoding serine hydrolase domain-containing protein; the encoded protein is MELNHIPGVAVAVVEQGRIVKIAAYGTANLEWDAPVGLDTRFQLASATKMFTGMLLMRLAEQGKLGLDDPVTRWLPDAPASWSAIRVRQLADHTSGLAEQRGATRDATLESILTTTMAAPLAYVPGSEARYGFTDFTVLRVILEKAGGDSLPRLLHKQLFEPLDMRATAFANASDDGTVRIGDLLPRRAQIYGLRDDRLTTSDFFFAPQGYGAGGLYSSIEDLSKLFAGLDAGRVLKPESIRELEKAATLTNGRRAPFGLGWIARPYRGVTLAGHSGGPALADIWRIEDRKLTVIVLTNQQVLHPLIAEAIIDTLLPPLAPEPVIADDRPAIAANIRVAVTKAAAGDTGAAAAFAPTGQDAASSIVSPFARAMLRGMGPLRTVELLEVKADGERRYRLAFQYKAVVWTASAAADGRLTRFRPE
- a CDS encoding DUF2285 domain-containing protein, whose amino-acid sequence is MPAVDAPAFWDAALCPYVVILGAAPPGIPATSRFDPACWPQPAHRYSGPEGTHLVLGGGASFYRVWLRGARRDGPLAAIVPFDAMTATRLAALSDFDRWRRGASAPAAVPRPTAYQAQRLDLLLSILDLRQAARATSHAIASRLVYPRLATGRGAVWKASPERRRTQRLIREAEALAAGGYRALLSGRAVRQK
- a CDS encoding TonB-dependent receptor plug domain-containing protein; translated protein: MGCRCSLPPSAPSTQEARQHSTLRGAQVEGGEKGQLMKKRNMMMASLLGSSSAACVLLPASSLLFVAPAYAQSQPAADTPSPQTEQLVGVGEAAETGEEIVVTGSLFRRANTETPSPVTVLSSTTLEQRGFNTVAEALQRVTAGNAGTMTQGWNSGNNFAAGANAVALRGLTVQSTLSVFDGLRMAPYPLADDGQRNFVDLNTIPNAVIERIEVLRDGASSTYGADAVAGVINVITKKQIEGLHANGSAGVSQRGDASEVRFDATYGYGSLADQGFNVYVSGEYLKQDALWARDRGYPYNTSDWSRICNAAGSCLPNLNPNGVSPDGYFNGFSAVPGVAAVRPVTTDGASIGSGRFAYLNPAAGCGRWDTIQVTPAQVDEAVTAPADGRVCTYNPTGQYSMLQPDIERYGFTARFTANLGEDHQLYAQGNFYQTNTFSSSAPRSWTDRPTVPRSGAVVYNVIAPVYVCPTGVGTLNGVGTGCNAANGVLNPYNPYAGAGQTAQIQFMPDRPTTDETSGRSLRGAIGLSGSFGDSWRYSAEFTASNVQLTRVQNGYAIPQRIMDVVARGTFNFANPEANSQAVWDYVMPTNITRSESNLWQATANLTRSLFELPGGTLEAALGLAYRHESIDAPSANPQNDAHPYDRYYVINAVGTSGSRNVFSGFGEINAPILDQLEVNLSGRYDSYSTGQSNFSPKVGVKVTPIPQIALRGTWSKGFRIPSFNESFGTPTTGFVSQGGGTFCATYAAFCAAHGNNAYATSPFSVGLTNVGNPKLSPERSENITLGAIFEPIPNLSFTIDLWRIKVRDQIVGVSNIGPVIAAYYANNGVVNIPGFTVTPGVVDQANPSALPHIGTILASYANANRQELQGVDLGVNARFDLTDNLRLTSAFEASYLDRNHLTLVDPLTGEAQDPQKFEGTLSPCNTTSCSGSPKWRATWQNTLASGNTTVSVTAYYTAGYHVSQVDFGATPGDCASAVDAGAAAYPDGSPVMCKSKAIWNVDLTASQKVNDKFTLYANVLNLFDTKAPFDPNAAYGIYGYNPAWAGPNIMGRYFRIGAKLDF